From a region of the Corallococcus coralloides DSM 2259 genome:
- a CDS encoding nuclear transport factor 2 family protein: MSKTLPLVTLALLTACARTGPLPSARLHASPEEAVQAYFQASDTGSSRLLRSAFHPDVVMHWVDGGDGTPRTRTQLEWWQVLDAKAPQSATGRGMTVLDREGPFALMEAVSHWPDHTFDDLLLVVETPVGWRIVGKVFQRLAPGERATGPASAQEEIRAVLDAKIEAHALYSHALLHQSHTPDCIYYRVNVEGVPFARGTLSEAAARYAANAEAGIQDRESPWNVLKVEVRGNVAAAKLEVRVGGTRFIDHLLLVRTGGQWRISAAAWGNPAPGGN; encoded by the coding sequence ATGTCGAAGACCCTCCCGCTGGTGACGCTCGCGCTGCTCACGGCCTGTGCACGGACCGGCCCCCTTCCCTCTGCGCGCCTGCACGCCAGTCCCGAGGAGGCCGTGCAGGCGTACTTCCAGGCCTCCGACACCGGCTCCAGCCGGCTGCTGCGGTCCGCGTTCCATCCGGACGTGGTCATGCACTGGGTGGACGGGGGTGATGGAACGCCGCGGACGCGGACGCAGCTGGAGTGGTGGCAGGTGCTGGATGCGAAAGCGCCCCAGTCCGCGACCGGGCGCGGGATGACGGTGCTCGACCGTGAGGGCCCCTTCGCGTTGATGGAGGCGGTCTCCCACTGGCCGGACCACACGTTCGATGACCTGCTGCTCGTGGTGGAGACACCGGTGGGCTGGCGCATCGTGGGCAAGGTGTTCCAGCGGCTCGCGCCAGGAGAACGCGCGACCGGCCCCGCATCCGCGCAGGAGGAGATTCGCGCGGTGCTGGACGCGAAGATCGAAGCGCATGCGCTCTACAGCCACGCGCTGCTGCACCAATCCCATACGCCGGACTGCATCTACTACCGCGTGAACGTCGAAGGCGTGCCCTTCGCGAGGGGGACGCTGTCGGAGGCCGCGGCCCGCTACGCGGCGAACGCGGAGGCGGGCATCCAGGACCGGGAGAGCCCCTGGAACGTGCTGAAGGTGGAGGTCCGGGGGAACGTGGCCGCCGCGAAGCTGGAGGTCCGCGTGGGAGGCACGCGCTTCATCGACCATCTCCTCCTGGTGCGCACCGGCGGGCAGTGGCGCATCTCCGCCGCGGCCTGGGGCAATCCCGCTCCTGGGGGAAATTGA
- a CDS encoding MarR family winged helix-turn-helix transcriptional regulator yields the protein MPPLTPKAETFSALVLEVFQLNGLLLQAGDRLSAPAGLTSARWQVLGVIDHGPATVAAVARTMGLARQSVQQTADALASDGFVEFVDNPHHQRAKCVALTASGRRALRKVEQAHAAWADRLGASLPPALLAAAVEGVREARLRLEEDLTEAERSHEK from the coding sequence ATGCCACCGTTGACCCCGAAAGCAGAGACCTTCAGTGCCCTGGTCCTGGAGGTGTTCCAGTTGAACGGGTTGCTGCTCCAGGCCGGAGACCGGCTGAGCGCTCCGGCGGGATTGACGAGCGCCCGCTGGCAGGTGCTGGGCGTCATCGACCATGGCCCCGCCACGGTCGCGGCCGTGGCGCGCACGATGGGGCTCGCACGGCAGAGCGTGCAGCAGACGGCGGACGCGCTCGCGAGCGACGGGTTCGTGGAGTTCGTCGACAACCCGCATCACCAGCGCGCGAAGTGCGTCGCCCTCACGGCCTCCGGGCGCCGAGCCTTGCGCAAGGTCGAGCAGGCACATGCCGCGTGGGCGGACCGGCTGGGCGCGAGCCTGCCTCCGGCGCTCCTCGCCGCGGCGGTCGAGGGCGTCCGCGAAGCGCGCCTGCGGCTCGAAGAGGACCTGACCGAAGCGGAGCGCTCCCATGAAAAGTGA
- a CDS encoding HEAT repeat domain-containing protein, which yields MAHDPGENERTVEALVATALRGVPESSEAWEAIRVLHRRGGEAVFDAASALLRSRLPHERARGADILAQLEQPADVRSRAADRMLPLLNEEQDAQVLSSLIAGLGHLEDARVPQAIAPFRDHPSAQVRGAVLLSLLKSPGAEPLSVLLPFLDDVDEGVRGLAMAHLRTLPPEVDTPALRDSLVRRMDDGSPVLRAEAVLLLAQRKDPRMLAPLRKALRRSRVRQEFVEAAGALGEPTLLPALRALEGQRQDDRPFTRVLAQAIALLEKGDLDQ from the coding sequence GTGGCGCACGACCCAGGCGAGAATGAGCGGACGGTGGAGGCGCTGGTGGCCACAGCGCTGCGGGGCGTGCCGGAGAGCTCCGAGGCCTGGGAGGCCATCCGCGTCCTGCACCGCAGGGGAGGGGAGGCCGTCTTCGATGCCGCCAGCGCGCTGCTGCGCTCGCGCCTTCCCCATGAGCGCGCACGGGGCGCCGACATCCTGGCGCAGTTGGAACAGCCCGCCGACGTGCGGTCGCGCGCCGCGGACCGGATGCTGCCGCTGCTCAACGAGGAACAGGACGCGCAGGTCCTGTCCTCGCTCATCGCGGGCCTGGGCCACCTGGAGGACGCGCGGGTGCCGCAGGCGATTGCTCCCTTCCGGGATCATCCCTCCGCCCAGGTCCGTGGTGCCGTGTTGCTGAGCCTCCTGAAGTCGCCCGGTGCGGAGCCGCTGTCCGTGCTCCTGCCGTTCCTGGATGACGTGGACGAGGGCGTCCGGGGGCTGGCGATGGCGCACCTCCGGACCCTTCCCCCGGAGGTCGATACACCTGCGCTCCGGGATTCGCTCGTGCGCCGCATGGACGATGGGAGTCCCGTCCTCCGGGCTGAAGCCGTGCTCCTGCTCGCACAGCGCAAGGACCCGCGCATGCTGGCGCCGCTGCGCAAGGCACTCCGCCGTTCACGCGTCCGACAGGAGTTCGTGGAAGCCGCCGGCGCGTTGGGAGAGCCGACGTTGCTCCCGGCGCTGCGCGCGTTGGAGGGACAGCGCCAGGACGACCGGCCGTTCACCCGGGTCCTGGCGCAAGCCATCGCTCTGCTGGAGAAGGGGGACCTGGATCAGTAA
- a CDS encoding VOC family protein yields MKSDTSIPLLPCVELAPTLEFYALLGFEVTYQQRSPNPYAATQREGAQLHFFGLKGLDPLKAFSSCLIIVDEVEELHARFLAALRKAYGRTPVRGLPRMTRMRKGQTRFTLTDPSGNALMFIRRDEPSGYGDDENTPTSILGKALKTARRLRDFKADDAAAAKVLDAALKKPDAGTEQEREQALAERAELAVALGEVPDPASP; encoded by the coding sequence ATGAAAAGTGACACCAGCATTCCCCTCCTCCCCTGCGTGGAGCTCGCGCCGACGCTCGAGTTCTACGCGCTGCTCGGATTCGAGGTGACGTACCAACAACGCTCACCCAACCCCTACGCGGCGACCCAGCGGGAGGGGGCCCAACTCCACTTCTTCGGCCTGAAGGGATTGGATCCGCTCAAGGCCTTCAGCAGTTGTCTGATCATCGTGGACGAGGTGGAGGAACTGCACGCGCGCTTCCTCGCCGCGCTGCGGAAGGCCTATGGCCGGACTCCCGTCCGGGGACTCCCGCGAATGACTCGCATGCGGAAGGGGCAGACGCGCTTCACCCTCACCGACCCCTCCGGCAACGCGCTGATGTTCATCCGCCGGGATGAACCCAGCGGCTATGGCGATGACGAGAACACACCGACCTCCATCCTCGGCAAGGCGCTCAAGACGGCCCGGCGCCTGCGCGACTTCAAGGCCGATGACGCCGCCGCCGCGAAGGTCCTGGATGCCGCGCTGAAGAAGCCGGACGCGGGGACGGAGCAGGAACGGGAACAGGCGCTCGCGGAGCGCGCGGAACTGGCCGTGGCCCTGGGGGAAGTGCCCGACCCTGCGTCCCCGTAA
- a CDS encoding GMC oxidoreductase, with product MAANYKKFFAGSRNIPKGISLGYPVPGPQEASADQIAGQAFFATPNDWSSIQASAYDFIVIGTGPTGVAFIEQTLKHNPNARILVLERGGFWLPTHYQMLPLAFQAATGSPPTTYPWTRTARMATTELEFFQAGYIPVLGGRSTYWSAWCPAPTPDLMRDWPQELIDVTLQPGFWDRARAFLHVTPMDRVHDGVYGSLQHQIDVNLRENFKRYVPSAESAFPAPIAVGNTPWKGVKFYKYSTVGTLLDLQQSQKALAAQGNGQPLTIVDHCVVDRLVHDGHGTVTALETSRGPLAVSSAKVVLAMGTIPPATLLMNSFKEALPNIGKRYTGHFMSHITARVKRSAFKDLSALEIGATYLDGKAPNGLQYHVQTSAFASANPEADESTIAHEAPDAAAVASMAQLKGSEDYVVFVCATLGEVSEKNPDNWIRLNGGTDPATNITLQLQPGVEDHHLWDVLDEATYQAIDVMAGRAGCSDPGVEYWVDDESGNGGRWQQERPDRKKIRLNIIVHEASPLWMGRDPATSVVGLDYRPHGVHNVYVTGGALFPTSGSWNPTLTMCGLAQDLADRLRG from the coding sequence ATGGCCGCCAATTACAAGAAGTTCTTCGCTGGCTCCCGCAACATCCCGAAGGGCATCTCGCTCGGCTACCCCGTCCCCGGTCCGCAGGAGGCCAGCGCGGATCAGATCGCCGGACAGGCGTTCTTCGCCACGCCGAACGACTGGAGCAGCATCCAGGCGTCCGCGTATGACTTCATCGTGATTGGCACCGGGCCCACCGGCGTGGCCTTCATCGAGCAGACGCTGAAGCACAATCCCAACGCACGCATCCTGGTGCTGGAGCGGGGCGGCTTCTGGCTGCCCACGCACTACCAGATGCTGCCGCTCGCCTTCCAGGCCGCGACCGGCTCACCGCCCACCACGTACCCGTGGACGCGCACGGCGCGGATGGCGACCACGGAGCTGGAGTTCTTCCAGGCCGGCTACATCCCCGTGCTGGGCGGACGCTCCACCTACTGGAGCGCCTGGTGCCCCGCTCCGACGCCCGACCTGATGCGCGACTGGCCGCAGGAGCTGATCGACGTCACGCTCCAGCCGGGCTTCTGGGACCGCGCCCGCGCGTTCCTGCACGTCACCCCGATGGACCGGGTCCACGACGGCGTCTACGGCAGCCTCCAGCATCAAATCGACGTGAACCTCCGGGAGAACTTCAAGCGCTACGTGCCCTCGGCGGAGAGCGCGTTCCCGGCGCCCATCGCCGTGGGCAATACCCCGTGGAAGGGCGTCAAGTTCTACAAGTACTCCACCGTCGGCACGCTGCTGGACCTGCAGCAATCACAAAAGGCGCTGGCGGCCCAGGGCAACGGGCAGCCCCTGACCATCGTCGACCACTGCGTCGTGGACCGCCTGGTGCATGACGGCCATGGGACGGTCACCGCGCTGGAGACGAGCCGCGGCCCGCTGGCGGTGAGCTCGGCGAAGGTCGTGCTGGCGATGGGGACCATCCCGCCCGCGACGCTGCTGATGAACTCCTTCAAGGAGGCCCTGCCGAACATTGGCAAGCGTTACACCGGCCACTTCATGTCTCACATCACGGCGCGCGTGAAGCGCTCGGCGTTCAAGGACCTGTCCGCGCTGGAGATTGGCGCCACCTACCTGGACGGCAAGGCGCCCAATGGCTTGCAGTACCACGTGCAGACCAGCGCCTTCGCCTCCGCGAACCCGGAGGCCGACGAGAGCACCATCGCCCACGAGGCCCCGGACGCGGCGGCCGTCGCGTCGATGGCGCAGCTGAAGGGCTCCGAGGATTACGTCGTGTTCGTCTGCGCGACCCTGGGCGAGGTGAGCGAGAAGAACCCCGACAACTGGATCCGCCTGAACGGCGGCACCGACCCCGCCACCAACATCACCCTCCAGCTCCAGCCCGGCGTGGAGGACCACCACCTGTGGGACGTGCTCGACGAGGCGACGTATCAGGCCATCGACGTCATGGCCGGGCGCGCGGGCTGCTCGGACCCGGGGGTCGAGTACTGGGTCGACGATGAGAGCGGCAACGGCGGCCGTTGGCAGCAGGAGCGGCCGGACCGGAAGAAGATCCGCCTGAACATCATCGTGCACGAGGCCTCGCCGCTGTGGATGGGCAGGGACCCGGCGACGTCGGTGGTGGGTCTGGACTACCGGCCGCACGGCGTCCACAACGTCTACGTGACGGGCGGCGCGCTCTTCCCCACGTCAGGCTCGTGGAACCCCACGCTCACCATGTGCGGCCTGGCGCAGGACCTGGCGGACCGCTTGCGCGGCTGA
- a CDS encoding aldo/keto reductase family oxidoreductase: MPGIDSSSTFPLGGRPVKRLGYGAMQLAGPGVFGPPKDPDAARAVLREAVALGVNHIDTSDYYGPHVTNQLIREALTPYPDGLVIVTKIGARRGNDGSWLPAFSKEELTQAVHDNLRNLGRDALDVVNLRFMFDTHGPAEGPIEEALTVLADLQRKGLVRHIGLSNVTPTQVAEGRRIADIVCVQNHYNLAHRQDDALIDSLARDRIAYVPFFPLGGFSPLQSSTLSAVAARLDATPMQTALAWLLHRSPNILLIPGTSSVAHLKENLAAAELKLPEDALKELDSVGSAQPA, from the coding sequence ATGCCCGGTATCGATTCATCCAGCACCTTCCCCCTCGGGGGCCGCCCCGTGAAGCGCCTCGGCTATGGGGCCATGCAGCTCGCGGGACCCGGCGTCTTCGGCCCGCCGAAGGACCCGGACGCCGCCCGGGCCGTGTTGCGGGAGGCCGTGGCCCTCGGGGTGAACCACATCGACACCAGCGACTACTACGGCCCGCACGTCACCAACCAGCTCATCCGCGAGGCGCTCACGCCCTACCCCGACGGCCTCGTCATCGTCACCAAGATTGGCGCCCGGCGCGGCAATGACGGCTCCTGGCTCCCGGCCTTCTCGAAGGAAGAGCTGACCCAGGCCGTGCACGACAACCTGCGCAACCTGGGGCGGGACGCGCTGGACGTGGTCAACCTGCGCTTCATGTTCGACACGCATGGGCCCGCCGAAGGCCCCATCGAAGAGGCCCTCACCGTCCTCGCCGACCTCCAGCGCAAGGGCCTGGTGCGCCACATCGGGCTGAGCAACGTCACCCCCACGCAGGTCGCGGAAGGACGGCGCATCGCGGACATCGTCTGCGTGCAGAACCACTACAACCTGGCGCACCGGCAGGATGACGCGCTCATCGATTCGCTCGCCCGCGACCGCATCGCCTACGTGCCGTTCTTCCCGCTGGGAGGCTTCAGCCCGCTCCAGTCATCCACGCTGTCCGCCGTGGCGGCCCGCCTGGACGCGACGCCGATGCAGACCGCGCTGGCGTGGCTGCTGCACCGCTCGCCCAACATCCTCCTCATCCCCGGCACGTCGTCCGTCGCGCACCTGAAGGAGAACCTGGCCGCGGCCGAGCTCAAGCTGCCGGAGGACGCGCTCAAGGAGCTGGACTCCGTGGGGAGCGCCCAGCCCGCCTGA
- a CDS encoding LysR family transcriptional regulator, which yields MKVDLGDLNAFVVVARARSFREGARLSGSSASSLSDAVRRLEERLGVRLLNRTTRSVVPTEAGEGLLERLAPVLTEMEAALDVVNGFRSRPAGVLRLNVPISASRLVLPRIVPPFLAAYPDIHLEVITEDSFVDVIAAGCDAGIRYDERLEQDMIAVPIGPRVQRHATAASPAYLERHGRPEHPRDLLRHACLRGRFASGAMTLWEFERDGEVVTVEPTGPLIVRAGGGTDLAVDAAIAGTGIVHLFEDWLRPHLDSGVLVPVLEPWWQPFPGPFLYYPGRRFVPAPLRAFIDFIKAPETAP from the coding sequence GTGAAGGTCGACCTGGGTGATTTGAACGCCTTCGTGGTGGTGGCACGGGCCCGCAGCTTCCGCGAGGGTGCGCGCCTGAGTGGAAGCAGCGCGTCCTCGCTGAGCGACGCGGTCCGCCGGCTGGAGGAACGCCTGGGCGTCCGCCTGCTCAACCGCACGACGCGAAGTGTTGTCCCCACCGAAGCCGGAGAGGGGCTGCTGGAGCGCCTGGCGCCCGTGCTGACGGAGATGGAGGCCGCGCTCGACGTGGTGAACGGCTTCCGCAGCCGGCCCGCGGGCGTGTTGCGCCTCAACGTGCCCATCAGCGCGTCACGGCTGGTGCTGCCGCGCATCGTCCCGCCATTCCTCGCCGCGTACCCCGACATCCACCTGGAGGTCATCACCGAGGACAGCTTCGTGGACGTCATCGCGGCCGGCTGTGACGCGGGCATCCGCTACGACGAGCGGCTGGAGCAGGACATGATCGCGGTGCCCATCGGGCCGCGCGTCCAGCGCCACGCCACCGCCGCGTCCCCTGCCTACCTGGAGCGGCACGGGAGGCCGGAACATCCCCGGGATCTGCTGCGGCATGCCTGTCTGCGCGGGCGCTTCGCGAGCGGCGCGATGACGCTCTGGGAGTTCGAACGCGACGGCGAGGTGGTGACGGTCGAGCCCACGGGACCGCTCATCGTACGGGCGGGAGGAGGGACGGACCTCGCCGTCGACGCCGCGATCGCGGGCACCGGCATCGTGCACCTCTTCGAGGACTGGCTGCGCCCGCACCTGGACAGCGGCGTCCTGGTGCCCGTCCTGGAACCCTGGTGGCAGCCCTTCCCGGGGCCATTCCTCTACTACCCGGGGCGGCGCTTCGTGCCCGCGCCGCTCCGGGCGTTCATCGACTTCATCAAGGCTCCAGAGACCGCGCCTTGA
- a CDS encoding CPBP family intramembrane glutamic endopeptidase, translated as MKAVFRDGEGHLRNGWKGAGFLVVSAVLAGILMWLQTLLPAAVRPFAPNPFFGFLGVLLVSLDFLYLEKQPLTSLGMSLDRRAGRDLGVGALAGVVLVGLVALCGWVAGGYHLERAGNAQVTAVMKLAWLMLGVGLFEEALFHGYLFQRAIRGLGTRWAQVVISLLFCLAHPFTPEMEVPTRVVAMITTFMAGWMLGLCYLRTRHLALPVGVHLGWNWFLGTMGFGVSGKEAHGWWTPVFQGRPEWLTGGAYGLEASIFSVVVLGVAIIALTRWKGSAAPEPEARPRPDEAPALTPSR; from the coding sequence ATGAAGGCCGTGTTCCGGGATGGCGAAGGGCACTTGCGCAATGGCTGGAAGGGCGCCGGCTTCCTCGTGGTGTCCGCCGTCCTGGCCGGCATCCTGATGTGGCTCCAGACCCTGCTGCCCGCCGCCGTGAGGCCGTTCGCGCCGAACCCCTTCTTCGGCTTCCTGGGCGTGCTGCTCGTGAGCCTCGACTTCCTGTATCTCGAAAAGCAGCCCCTGACGTCGCTCGGCATGTCGCTGGACCGGCGCGCGGGCCGTGACCTCGGCGTGGGGGCCTTGGCTGGCGTGGTCCTGGTGGGGCTTGTGGCCCTCTGCGGCTGGGTGGCCGGTGGCTACCACCTGGAGCGCGCCGGGAACGCCCAGGTGACCGCGGTCATGAAGCTGGCCTGGCTGATGCTGGGCGTGGGTCTCTTCGAGGAGGCGCTGTTCCACGGCTACCTCTTCCAGCGCGCCATCCGGGGCCTGGGCACACGCTGGGCGCAGGTGGTCATCTCCCTCCTCTTCTGCCTGGCCCACCCCTTCACCCCGGAGATGGAGGTCCCCACACGCGTGGTGGCGATGATCACCACCTTCATGGCGGGCTGGATGCTGGGCCTGTGCTACCTGCGCACGCGGCACCTGGCGCTGCCGGTCGGCGTGCACCTGGGCTGGAACTGGTTCCTGGGCACGATGGGCTTCGGCGTGAGCGGCAAGGAAGCCCACGGATGGTGGACGCCCGTCTTCCAGGGCCGCCCGGAGTGGCTCACGGGCGGCGCCTATGGCCTGGAGGCGTCCATCTTCAGCGTCGTCGTCCTGGGCGTGGCAATCATTGCCCTGACGCGCTGGAAGGGTTCCGCCGCGCCGGAGCCGGAGGCACGGCCCCGCCCCGACGAGGCTCCGGCACTCACGCCTTCACGCTGA
- a CDS encoding DUF4214 domain-containing protein, which yields MFARIHSRLFHLLFAAAMTFMVPWVANADPASTVQSAYENGFGRAPDPGELYYWGGRVADGSANYDTIIAAIKASFPNHLVNQDLAISNAYARGFGRAPESWERDNWRSGLQGGGLIHNDILNAIRGSFPNHPEAQEFTIYAAYKQGFGRSPFEWEVAGWMNGLQGGTLIYNDIVNAIRSSFPNHLENQDIAITAAYFDGFGRAPFPSERDGWRYGLQGGGLIYQDIMNAIRSSYPNHTLNQDTAINAVYQKMFWRSPDAGEIAYWRGRLNGGAMTFEDMRIEIARTLSVPQLVEVQLRYSLSTPFNKPYSDQWRRAFTGTDYANNQILGATYSFMKALLGRTQDKAYAKTLANGAVSCFSAITQYNAPLVTQYQHRQISFEQWQTLTYDFAIKTIAAWMAAHPPPGQSWMYTITANGQTPIVLVNATGMYGNQTLVPNLADFIRIADLHINDQLRIAANTAAFEATNLVGTANERFFFDMGSIDYDINDMDFYY from the coding sequence ATGTTCGCCCGGATTCACTCGCGTCTCTTTCATCTACTCTTCGCAGCAGCCATGACGTTCATGGTTCCGTGGGTCGCCAACGCGGACCCGGCGAGCACCGTCCAAAGTGCTTACGAGAATGGCTTTGGCAGGGCTCCAGATCCAGGCGAGCTCTATTACTGGGGTGGCCGCGTCGCGGACGGGTCCGCGAACTACGACACGATCATCGCCGCGATCAAGGCTTCCTTCCCGAACCATCTGGTCAATCAAGACCTGGCGATCTCCAACGCCTACGCCCGCGGCTTTGGCAGGGCTCCCGAATCGTGGGAAAGAGACAACTGGCGCAGTGGGCTTCAAGGTGGCGGGCTGATCCACAACGACATCCTCAACGCCATCCGAGGCTCCTTCCCGAACCACCCCGAGGCTCAAGAATTCACGATCTACGCCGCGTACAAACAGGGGTTCGGGCGATCGCCGTTTGAATGGGAAGTGGCCGGCTGGATGAACGGCCTTCAGGGTGGGACCCTGATCTACAACGACATCGTCAACGCGATCCGGTCCAGCTTCCCCAATCACCTGGAGAATCAGGACATCGCGATCACGGCCGCGTACTTCGACGGCTTCGGCCGGGCCCCCTTTCCTTCTGAGAGGGATGGCTGGCGATACGGGCTGCAGGGCGGAGGGTTGATCTACCAGGACATCATGAACGCGATCCGGTCCAGCTATCCGAACCACACGCTGAATCAGGACACGGCGATCAACGCGGTCTACCAGAAGATGTTCTGGAGGTCCCCCGACGCGGGCGAAATCGCCTACTGGCGCGGGCGGCTGAATGGTGGCGCGATGACCTTCGAGGACATGCGAATCGAGATTGCACGCACGCTCAGCGTCCCGCAGCTGGTCGAAGTGCAACTCCGGTACTCGCTGTCGACCCCCTTCAACAAGCCATACTCCGATCAGTGGAGGAGGGCCTTCACCGGGACGGACTATGCGAACAACCAGATCCTGGGTGCGACCTATTCATTCATGAAGGCACTGCTGGGGCGCACCCAGGACAAGGCCTACGCGAAGACGCTCGCGAACGGAGCGGTCTCGTGTTTCAGCGCGATCACCCAGTACAACGCGCCACTGGTCACCCAGTATCAGCATCGGCAAATCTCGTTCGAGCAGTGGCAGACGCTGACCTACGACTTCGCCATCAAGACGATCGCGGCGTGGATGGCGGCCCATCCGCCTCCTGGACAGTCGTGGATGTACACCATCACGGCCAATGGACAGACGCCCATCGTCCTCGTCAACGCAACAGGCATGTACGGCAATCAGACGCTCGTCCCGAACCTGGCGGACTTCATTCGTATCGCGGACCTCCACATCAATGACCAGCTGAGGATCGCGGCGAACACGGCGGCGTTCGAAGCCACCAACCTTGTTGGGACAGCCAACGAGCGCTTCTTCTTCGACATGGGCTCGATCGACTACGACATCAACGACATGGATTTCTATTACTGA
- a CDS encoding LysR family transcriptional regulator, translating into MDFPDLPFLRTFVTVYESRGVTEAAARLHRTQPTVSYQLRRLEETLGAPLFERRSARLVPTPLADRLFRFLGGFARDVHAVLQGSEEDRPLEIAAVSGFGRYVLFPLLRESESLHRRLTLRYPPAEEVFRQVLEGQVDVGFSFRSTVHPRLTLTPVYEEQLVLVAGRTWARRLRVQDHFQDVPLVTYDEGDYVVGRWLGHHFGRRHPHWYSTAHFEELEEVLEWVAQGHGVAVVPGFCIPKGRGLGVVSWGKPALTNRVHAVQRTQAPVRPVVAELLERLRDGRGAAS; encoded by the coding sequence ATGGACTTCCCAGACCTCCCCTTCCTGCGCACGTTCGTGACCGTCTACGAATCCCGGGGCGTGACGGAGGCCGCGGCGCGCCTGCACCGCACCCAGCCCACGGTGAGCTACCAGCTGCGCCGGCTGGAGGAGACGCTCGGGGCTCCGCTGTTCGAACGCCGGTCCGCGCGGCTCGTGCCCACGCCCCTGGCGGACCGGCTCTTCCGGTTCCTCGGAGGCTTCGCCCGGGACGTGCACGCGGTGTTGCAGGGCAGCGAGGAAGACCGCCCGCTGGAGATCGCCGCGGTGTCTGGCTTTGGCCGCTACGTGCTCTTCCCGCTGCTGCGGGAGTCGGAGTCACTGCACCGGAGGCTGACGCTGCGCTACCCGCCAGCGGAGGAGGTCTTCCGTCAGGTGTTGGAGGGCCAGGTGGACGTGGGCTTCTCCTTCCGGAGCACGGTGCACCCCCGGCTCACGCTGACGCCTGTGTACGAGGAGCAGCTCGTGCTCGTCGCGGGACGGACCTGGGCCCGGCGCCTGCGCGTGCAGGATCACTTCCAGGACGTGCCGCTGGTGACCTACGACGAGGGGGACTACGTGGTGGGCCGGTGGCTGGGCCACCACTTCGGCCGGCGCCATCCCCACTGGTACAGCACCGCGCACTTCGAGGAGCTGGAGGAGGTGCTGGAGTGGGTGGCGCAAGGGCACGGCGTCGCCGTCGTGCCTGGCTTCTGCATCCCGAAGGGGCGGGGCCTGGGCGTGGTCAGCTGGGGCAAGCCCGCGCTGACCAACAGGGTGCATGCCGTGCAACGCACCCAGGCCCCGGTAAGGCCGGTCGTCGCGGAGCTGCTGGAACGGCTGCGCGACGGCCGTGGAGCCGCTTCCTGA
- a CDS encoding type II toxin-antitoxin system PemK/MazF family toxin → MSTGPKMIRRGELFWCEPDEARGSVPPITHPYLVVQDDVFNRSRIHTVIVCALTSNLKKASEPGNVLLEVGEGGLAKQSVVVVSQVSSVEKSRLGERIGALSDARVEQVLAGLRFQQASFFRD, encoded by the coding sequence ATGAGCACGGGCCCGAAGATGATCCGCCGGGGTGAGCTGTTCTGGTGCGAACCGGATGAGGCCCGGGGCTCCGTGCCGCCCATCACCCACCCGTACCTCGTCGTCCAGGACGACGTCTTCAACCGCTCCCGCATCCACACCGTCATCGTCTGCGCGCTCACCTCCAACCTGAAGAAGGCGAGCGAGCCGGGCAACGTGCTGCTCGAAGTGGGGGAGGGCGGCCTGGCGAAGCAGAGCGTCGTGGTCGTGTCGCAGGTGTCCTCGGTGGAGAAGTCACGGCTCGGCGAGCGCATCGGGGCGCTCTCCGACGCACGGGTCGAACAGGTCCTCGCGGGCCTGCGCTTCCAGCAGGCGTCCTTCTTCCGCGACTGA